In Nitrospira sp., one genomic interval encodes:
- a CDS encoding DUF2309 domain-containing protein, translating to MPYTETQRMELRSHVNLAGEVIARLWPMRTFISRNPLQGLEELSFDAAVTRGEQLFGGKGYLTEEAFRDAFRRGRIHIGNVDAVLQPLVSDKAILFGDRRVSQLDVLRASMVEGLRLPDPSGGGPSSTVAAELGEDPAVVEAIAQWIMQVLSSGSWAEMECPLPCDPSDWPYQETMATWCDRTLGTDLTGWIDRQMITWCAAFCDEGEATWVMPNREDTFFRAWKAAAQYDLGLRWCGIEGASRKIQRLSDRPEEALLESLERLTVPKPAWQDYLALHLAALPGWTGFIKWRAEQTADPWQEAYRIDLVKYLAVRLFYERELVATTCRESLACMGAVEAVQEYARQFPHALWFRRSLVKGHLTKQAQADAARLRRRRRSADAQAWEELGRRWYHEWQQVRQQDSLTAWAHLLVRLAKAVGIRPDLIPSTTSGDLTTLFIWLRGFSERLRSRKWLEAYELAHQREVIGKLESLVSAYLPLPEPGRPSVRPTAQFVFCIDVRSEVFRRHLEQRGGYETYGFAGFFGLPVSYRPLNEPYECELCPVLLKPKHLVREVPRTYQVERVQRHKTRAKLAKAGHDLFHDLKHNVITPYVMVEAIGWFFMLPFLGKTLCPRWYHRVTAWLRQELIPPVATTLTVDKLEAKEAEDMVATEQRLQIARWLREHGYVAGGGMTAEVLERVRQQALEFDRGESEAGALGRLFAFTTTQEAGLIEELRRDCRLTPPWTRARLDRITQTGFTLNEQAYYVETSLRLMGLTGSFARLVVLCGHGSTSQNNPYESALDCGACGGSHGLPNARTFALLANRPRVREVLARRGITIPPDTYFVPALHDTTTDRLRIADLEDVPATHRKELAHILEDVQEAGMAAAAERWAALSGSSTPSDPRVSVRDVEQRSLDWAQVRPEWGLARNSLFIIGSRALTQGADLGGRSFLHSYDHASDQDGKLLEFIMTAPLIVAQWINMEYYFSTTDPDVYGSGSKVYHNVTARIGVMTGYQGDLRMGLPVQTVLNAGRPYHEPMRLTALIEAPRERIQAIIRRQPLLERLFNNGWMLLLACEPSGQRFYRYESPGTWRPAAEIG from the coding sequence ATGCCGTATACCGAAACGCAGCGAATGGAACTGCGGTCACACGTGAACTTGGCCGGCGAAGTCATCGCTCGGCTCTGGCCGATGCGGACGTTCATCTCTCGCAATCCTCTGCAGGGGTTGGAGGAGCTGAGCTTCGATGCAGCGGTGACGCGAGGGGAGCAACTCTTCGGTGGCAAGGGCTATCTCACTGAGGAGGCATTCCGCGACGCGTTCCGCAGGGGGCGTATCCACATTGGGAACGTGGACGCCGTGTTACAGCCGCTGGTGTCCGATAAAGCCATCCTGTTCGGCGATCGCCGGGTGTCCCAGCTGGACGTGCTCCGTGCGAGCATGGTGGAGGGGCTCAGGCTGCCTGATCCAAGCGGGGGGGGGCCGTCCAGCACCGTCGCAGCTGAGTTGGGGGAGGATCCAGCCGTCGTCGAAGCGATCGCCCAATGGATCATGCAGGTTCTGTCTTCTGGCTCATGGGCCGAGATGGAGTGTCCCCTGCCGTGCGATCCGTCGGACTGGCCTTATCAGGAAACGATGGCGACGTGGTGCGATCGTACGCTTGGGACCGATCTCACTGGCTGGATCGACCGCCAGATGATCACATGGTGCGCCGCCTTCTGCGATGAGGGAGAGGCGACGTGGGTGATGCCGAATCGGGAAGATACCTTCTTCCGGGCCTGGAAAGCGGCGGCACAGTATGACCTCGGCCTGCGTTGGTGCGGAATCGAAGGGGCGTCACGGAAGATTCAACGCTTGTCGGACCGTCCCGAGGAAGCGCTGCTCGAATCGCTTGAGCGGCTCACCGTGCCGAAACCGGCCTGGCAGGACTACCTCGCCCTTCACCTGGCGGCGTTGCCGGGGTGGACGGGGTTCATCAAATGGCGCGCAGAACAGACCGCCGATCCCTGGCAGGAGGCGTATCGGATCGATCTGGTGAAATACCTGGCAGTCCGGCTTTTCTACGAACGCGAACTGGTTGCCACGACCTGCCGCGAGAGCTTGGCGTGTATGGGGGCGGTCGAAGCCGTGCAGGAGTATGCCAGGCAGTTTCCCCATGCCCTCTGGTTCCGTCGGAGTCTTGTAAAGGGGCATCTGACGAAGCAAGCGCAGGCGGATGCCGCACGATTGCGACGAAGGCGGCGGTCCGCCGATGCCCAGGCGTGGGAGGAACTTGGACGGCGCTGGTATCACGAGTGGCAACAGGTTCGGCAACAAGACTCCCTCACCGCATGGGCCCACCTCTTGGTGCGGCTGGCGAAGGCCGTGGGGATTCGCCCTGATCTGATTCCCTCGACGACGTCCGGTGATCTGACCACCCTGTTTATTTGGCTTCGTGGGTTTTCTGAGCGGCTCCGCAGCCGAAAGTGGCTGGAAGCCTATGAACTGGCGCACCAGCGGGAGGTCATTGGAAAGCTCGAATCACTCGTCTCGGCGTACCTGCCCCTTCCGGAACCAGGCCGGCCCTCCGTACGCCCGACGGCGCAGTTCGTGTTCTGCATCGACGTGCGCTCTGAGGTGTTCCGGCGGCACCTGGAACAGCGTGGCGGCTACGAAACCTATGGGTTTGCCGGATTCTTTGGGCTACCCGTGTCGTATCGGCCGCTGAATGAGCCGTATGAGTGTGAGCTGTGCCCCGTCCTCCTGAAGCCGAAACATTTGGTGCGGGAGGTGCCGAGAACCTATCAGGTCGAGCGCGTTCAACGGCACAAAACGCGCGCGAAGCTCGCCAAGGCCGGGCATGACCTGTTCCATGACCTCAAACACAATGTGATCACCCCCTATGTCATGGTGGAGGCCATCGGCTGGTTTTTCATGCTTCCCTTCCTGGGCAAGACATTGTGTCCCCGCTGGTACCATCGTGTCACGGCGTGGTTGAGGCAGGAGCTGATTCCTCCGGTGGCCACCACGCTGACCGTCGATAAGCTGGAAGCCAAGGAAGCCGAAGACATGGTGGCTACCGAGCAGCGTCTGCAGATCGCGCGATGGCTGCGGGAGCATGGCTATGTGGCGGGCGGCGGCATGACGGCTGAGGTTCTGGAGCGCGTTCGACAGCAGGCGCTGGAGTTCGACCGAGGGGAATCGGAGGCGGGAGCGCTTGGTCGCCTGTTTGCCTTCACGACGACACAGGAGGCGGGTTTGATTGAGGAACTCCGCCGGGATTGCCGTTTGACGCCTCCATGGACCCGGGCCCGTCTCGACCGCATCACGCAGACGGGCTTTACGCTCAATGAACAGGCGTACTACGTGGAGACGTCGTTGCGGCTCATGGGCTTGACCGGCTCGTTCGCCCGTCTCGTCGTGCTCTGCGGCCACGGCAGCACCTCGCAAAACAACCCCTATGAGTCGGCCTTGGACTGTGGGGCTTGCGGGGGTAGCCACGGACTGCCGAACGCGCGGACGTTCGCCCTGCTCGCCAACCGGCCGCGGGTGCGAGAAGTGCTGGCGCGCCGGGGGATCACCATCCCTCCGGATACCTATTTCGTTCCGGCCCTGCACGACACGACCACAGATCGGCTCCGGATTGCGGATCTGGAGGATGTGCCGGCGACGCACCGGAAGGAGCTGGCGCACATTCTGGAGGATGTGCAGGAGGCCGGCATGGCCGCGGCGGCCGAACGCTGGGCCGCCTTGTCTGGATCATCGACGCCTTCCGATCCTCGAGTATCCGTCCGGGACGTCGAGCAGCGTAGCCTCGATTGGGCGCAAGTGCGTCCGGAATGGGGGCTCGCCAGAAACAGCCTCTTCATCATTGGAAGCCGTGCCCTCACGCAAGGCGCCGACCTGGGAGGACGCTCGTTCCTGCACTCGTACGACCATGCCTCGGATCAAGACGGCAAGTTGCTCGAATTCATCATGACGGCTCCTCTGATCGTGGCGCAGTGGATCAACATGGAGTACTATTTCTCGACCACAGATCCCGATGTCTATGGGAGCGGGAGCAAGGTCTATCACAACGTGACCGCCCGGATCGGAGTGATGACGGGCTACCAGGGTGACCTCCGTATGGGATTGCCGGTTCAGACGGTCCTGAATGCGGGGCGCCCCTATCACGAACCGATGCGCCTGACAGCCTTGATCGAAGCTCCGCGTGAGCGGATCCAAGCCATCATCCGGCGCCAACCACTCCTGGAGCGCCTGTTCAACAACGGGTGGATGCTATTGCTCGCCTGTGAGCCATCCGGGCAGCGATTCTATCGGTACGAAAGCCCGGGAACCTGGCGGCCCGCCGCCGAGATCGGCTGA
- a CDS encoding isocitrate dehydrogenase translates to MPTFTQEAIATKKKKDIKLVGVDMYIITDRGIPKFPDGEFGPFKCEFISNRGTKVWPGFVSPDLLMVNWYRCRFVATRDVQDAEINAFLDTLTRKGWWWSAAQKLWNYDGEAGFSKAY, encoded by the coding sequence ATGCCGACGTTTACCCAGGAAGCGATTGCAACCAAGAAGAAAAAAGACATCAAGCTCGTGGGCGTGGACATGTATATCATCACCGATCGAGGGATCCCCAAGTTTCCGGACGGAGAATTCGGCCCCTTTAAGTGTGAGTTCATCTCGAACCGCGGCACCAAGGTGTGGCCGGGATTCGTGAGCCCGGATCTGTTGATGGTGAACTGGTATCGCTGCCGGTTCGTGGCCACCCGGGATGTTCAGGATGCCGAGATCAACGCGTTCCTGGATACCCTGACGCGGAAGGGGTGGTGGTGGTCCGCTGCGCAGAAGCTGTGGAATTACGACGGCGAGGCAGGATTCAGCAAAGCCTACTAG
- a CDS encoding isocitrate/isopropylmalate dehydrogenase family protein, with translation MARHVVTMIPGEGTGPEICEAVRMVIDASGVDIAWEYEDIGLDCLEKHNTLLPDKTIQSIAKNKVALKGPTTTPIGTGHKSANVTLRKVFDLYANVRPVRLIPALKRPWDKLDIINFRENTEDSYAAIEHMVSDEVAQCLKVITWPGSYRIADFALKWARDSGRKKVVCVHKANIMKMTDGLFLEAFRAAAQKYPDIETGDIIIDNCAMQLVRNPGQFDCLVLPNLYGDILTDLCAGLMGGLGFAPGANVGDNCAIFEAVHGSAPKYAGMKKVNPSAVLVSGVMMLRWLNEKEAADRIETAMYQVLNEGKTVTYDVGGTAKTDEYAQAIIEKMDVVRK, from the coding sequence ATGGCGAGACATGTGGTGACGATGATTCCGGGTGAAGGTACCGGCCCGGAGATCTGCGAAGCGGTACGGATGGTGATCGATGCCAGCGGCGTCGACATCGCGTGGGAGTATGAGGACATCGGCCTCGATTGTCTGGAGAAGCACAACACGTTGCTGCCGGACAAGACGATCCAGTCGATCGCCAAAAACAAGGTGGCGCTCAAGGGCCCGACGACAACGCCGATCGGGACGGGGCATAAAAGCGCCAATGTGACCTTGCGGAAGGTGTTCGATCTGTATGCGAATGTGCGCCCGGTCCGACTGATTCCCGCGTTGAAGCGGCCGTGGGACAAGCTGGACATCATCAACTTCCGCGAGAACACGGAAGACTCTTACGCTGCGATCGAACACATGGTGTCCGATGAGGTCGCGCAATGTTTGAAGGTCATTACGTGGCCGGGTTCCTACCGTATCGCGGATTTTGCACTGAAGTGGGCCAGGGACAGCGGGCGCAAGAAAGTCGTGTGCGTGCATAAAGCCAATATCATGAAGATGACCGACGGCCTGTTTCTGGAAGCCTTTCGCGCTGCTGCCCAAAAATATCCCGATATCGAGACCGGCGACATCATCATCGATAACTGCGCCATGCAGTTGGTCCGGAATCCCGGGCAGTTCGACTGTTTGGTTCTGCCCAATCTCTACGGGGACATCTTGACCGATCTGTGCGCGGGCCTGATGGGCGGCCTCGGGTTCGCACCAGGGGCGAACGTCGGCGACAACTGCGCCATCTTTGAGGCGGTTCACGGTTCTGCGCCGAAGTACGCCGGGATGAAGAAGGTCAATCCGTCGGCCGTCTTGGTTTCCGGCGTCATGATGCTGCGCTGGCTGAATGAGAAGGAGGCGGCTGATCGAATCGAAACAGCGATGTACCAGGTGCTCAATGAGGGGAAAACGGTCACCTATGACGTTGGCGGCACTGCCAAGACCGACGAGTATGCGCAGGCGATCATTGAGAAGATGGACGTTGTAAGGAAGTAA
- a CDS encoding mechanosensitive ion channel family protein: protein MTGVSLETAWPWLISMATTVGLTLLRVGLVFVIGYVAVRFSRLGLQQLERVMVAASDAADQQSGTAQKRAATLTGILRTIALTAIWAIVIIEALQFVGLDVAPILAGAGILGLAVGFGAQNLVRDLISGFFIILEDQIRLGDVAVINGTGGLVETITFRTISLRDFSGVVHIFPNGAITTLSNMSKDWSAFVLDMGVAYKEDTDRVVAVMRAVGEELRQDRELGPLMLEPMEIVGVENFADSAVTIRARIKTRPLEQWKVGREYRRRLKKAFDAEGIEIPFPQRSLSILEAGHPLKVELVGGMGQAQG, encoded by the coding sequence ATGACCGGAGTATCGCTTGAGACCGCCTGGCCCTGGCTGATCAGCATGGCCACGACCGTGGGCTTGACTCTGTTGCGCGTGGGGTTGGTCTTTGTGATCGGGTATGTGGCCGTTCGGTTCTCACGTTTGGGACTCCAACAACTGGAGCGCGTGATGGTGGCCGCGAGCGATGCGGCGGATCAGCAGTCGGGCACGGCGCAAAAGCGCGCCGCGACCTTGACCGGCATCCTCAGAACGATCGCCCTCACCGCGATTTGGGCGATCGTCATCATCGAAGCGCTGCAGTTCGTCGGACTGGACGTGGCGCCGATCCTGGCCGGCGCCGGCATCCTCGGGCTGGCCGTGGGGTTCGGTGCGCAGAATCTCGTGCGGGACCTCATCAGCGGCTTCTTCATCATCCTCGAAGATCAAATTAGGCTGGGGGACGTGGCCGTGATCAACGGGACCGGCGGCTTGGTGGAGACGATTACATTCCGGACCATCTCGCTCCGCGACTTCTCGGGGGTGGTGCACATCTTTCCCAACGGTGCCATCACGACGCTGTCCAACATGAGCAAGGATTGGTCGGCCTTCGTGCTGGACATGGGGGTGGCCTACAAGGAGGATACGGATCGGGTGGTGGCGGTCATGCGGGCGGTCGGAGAAGAACTGCGCCAGGATCGGGAGTTGGGGCCGTTGATGCTCGAGCCGATGGAGATCGTCGGCGTGGAGAACTTTGCCGACAGTGCCGTGACCATCCGGGCGCGCATCAAGACCCGACCGCTCGAACAGTGGAAAGTCGGGCGGGAATATCGGCGACGGCTGAAGAAGGCCTTCGATGCGGAGGGGATCGAGATTCCCTTCCCGCAGCGCTCCCTCTCGATTCTCGAGGCCGGGCATCCGTTGAAAGTCGAATTGGTGGGCGGGATGGGACAGGCCCAGGGGTAA
- the nhaA gene encoding Na+/H+ antiporter NhaA has product MGLSQRRNSDQREVPLIRPVLKPFETFVHAESSGGILLLGATLVAMVWANSPWADSYARLWSTPVSLVVGSHALTETLLEWINDGLMAMFFFVIGLEIKREVLVGELASWRRAALPLAAALGGTVVPASLYLLVNGAGPGAPGWGIPMATDIAFALGVLALLGPRVPLSLKVFLTALAIGDDLMAVLVIALFYTSTISWLNVGIGALFLLLLVAANFVGIRHLLVYSVLGIGGLWLAFLLSGVHATIAGVLAAMTIPARTRLSGSEFVARGQALLKRFEEVTSAERPPLANTERHHVTQRLEMEVKDVETPLQRLEHALHPWVTVVVMPLFALANAGITLDANGWAHLTHPVALGIMVGLFIGKPVGILLASWGASQAGLVSLPEGVTWRQLAGTGVLAGIGFTMSLFIAGLAFPPGPLQLSAKVGILCASTSAGIVGWAWLRSGSGGAAVGKAARQGGKGW; this is encoded by the coding sequence ATGGGTCTAAGCCAACGGCGCAACTCGGATCAACGCGAGGTCCCGTTGATCCGTCCGGTACTGAAACCCTTTGAAACGTTCGTCCATGCCGAATCCAGCGGCGGCATCCTGCTCTTGGGAGCGACGCTTGTGGCGATGGTCTGGGCCAATTCACCGTGGGCCGACTCCTACGCACGTCTCTGGAGCACGCCCGTCAGCCTGGTGGTCGGCTCCCATGCGTTGACGGAAACCTTGTTGGAGTGGATCAACGACGGCCTGATGGCGATGTTCTTTTTCGTCATCGGGTTGGAGATCAAACGGGAAGTGCTCGTGGGAGAATTGGCCTCATGGCGCCGCGCGGCGTTACCGCTCGCGGCCGCGCTCGGCGGCACCGTCGTGCCCGCCTCCCTCTACCTGCTCGTGAACGGCGCAGGCCCGGGGGCGCCGGGGTGGGGCATTCCCATGGCCACCGACATTGCCTTCGCCCTCGGCGTGCTGGCGTTGCTTGGCCCGCGGGTGCCCTTGTCGCTCAAGGTGTTTCTCACCGCCTTGGCAATCGGGGATGATTTGATGGCCGTGCTCGTCATCGCCCTGTTCTACACCTCGACCATTTCCTGGTTGAACGTGGGGATCGGGGCTCTGTTTTTACTCCTGCTCGTGGCGGCGAACTTCGTGGGCATCCGGCATCTGTTGGTGTATTCGGTGCTGGGCATCGGGGGACTGTGGTTGGCGTTTCTGCTTTCCGGGGTCCATGCCACCATCGCCGGCGTTTTGGCGGCCATGACGATTCCGGCCCGGACACGCTTGAGCGGCAGCGAGTTCGTGGCCAGGGGGCAGGCGCTGTTGAAACGATTCGAGGAAGTCACCTCCGCCGAACGGCCGCCGTTGGCCAATACAGAGCGTCACCATGTAACCCAGCGATTGGAGATGGAAGTCAAGGACGTGGAGACGCCCTTGCAGCGCCTGGAGCATGCGTTGCATCCCTGGGTGACCGTGGTCGTGATGCCGCTCTTCGCGCTGGCCAATGCCGGCATCACGCTCGATGCGAATGGCTGGGCCCACCTGACTCATCCGGTGGCCTTGGGCATCATGGTGGGATTGTTCATCGGCAAGCCGGTCGGCATCCTGCTCGCCAGCTGGGGGGCATCGCAGGCGGGACTCGTGTCGCTGCCGGAGGGCGTCACATGGCGACAGTTGGCCGGCACAGGTGTGCTTGCGGGCATCGGGTTCACCATGTCGCTGTTCATTGCCGGGCTGGCCTTTCCGCCCGGCCCCTTGCAGTTGTCGGCCAAGGTCGGGATTCTCTGCGCCTCGACGTCCGCCGGTATCGTGGGGTGGGCCTGGTTGCGGAGCGGTAGTGGGGGAGCCGCTGTGGGCAAGGCGGCGCGACAGGGAGGAAAGGGATGGTGA
- a CDS encoding sulfate adenylyltransferase subunit 2: MRHLRALEDQSVYILREAYQHFDELAMLWSMGKDSTVLLWLARKAFFGHVPFPLAHIDTGYEMPGLIEYRDRICREWRLNLVVGQNKHALAAGMSPAAGRVTCCTALKIEALKQTITQHGWTAIILGIRADEEGTRAKERYFSVRDQQGEWDFRDQPPELWDQYKTTFPTGSHIRVHPLLDWTELNIWEYLELEQIPLPDLYFDRGDGTRYRSLGCAPCTGTAKSCASTIPQIISELRTTTIAERSGRAQDDGRGMELLRKLGHM; this comes from the coding sequence ATGCGACATCTCCGAGCGTTGGAAGACCAGAGTGTGTATATCCTTCGCGAAGCCTACCAACACTTCGACGAGCTCGCCATGCTTTGGTCAATGGGGAAAGACTCGACGGTATTGCTCTGGTTGGCGCGCAAGGCGTTTTTCGGTCATGTGCCTTTTCCGCTTGCCCACATCGATACGGGGTACGAGATGCCTGGATTGATTGAGTATCGGGACCGGATTTGCAGGGAATGGCGGCTCAATCTGGTCGTCGGCCAGAACAAGCATGCACTTGCCGCCGGCATGAGCCCGGCAGCCGGACGCGTGACCTGCTGCACCGCGCTGAAGATCGAGGCGCTCAAACAGACGATCACCCAGCATGGCTGGACAGCGATCATTCTAGGCATCCGGGCGGATGAAGAGGGAACGCGTGCGAAGGAGCGCTACTTTTCAGTCCGTGATCAACAGGGCGAATGGGATTTCCGCGATCAGCCTCCGGAGCTCTGGGACCAGTATAAGACGACCTTTCCCACCGGCTCGCACATCCGCGTGCACCCACTGCTGGATTGGACCGAACTGAATATCTGGGAGTATCTCGAACTGGAACAAATCCCGTTGCCGGATCTGTACTTCGACCGGGGCGACGGCACCCGCTATCGCAGCCTTGGGTGCGCACCCTGTACCGGCACCGCCAAGTCCTGCGCGTCAACGATCCCCCAGATCATTTCAGAACTGCGAACGACCACGATCGCCGAACGATCGGGGCGCGCGCAGGATGACGGCCGCGGCATGGAGTTGCTGCGGAAGCTGGGGCATATGTAA
- a CDS encoding LapA family protein yields MVTRGIASVGLFVLALFALQNMEAVSVRFLLWSYETTLVLVILGSAALGACLVAVVSLGARLRRARETDRLAETVHAQAERIRRLESVDREGSQPASRLLTEPAADKVKGEHAS; encoded by the coding sequence ATGGTGACCAGAGGCATCGCATCGGTCGGCCTGTTCGTGCTGGCATTATTCGCGCTTCAAAATATGGAGGCCGTCAGCGTGCGGTTTCTGTTGTGGAGTTATGAGACCACCCTCGTTCTGGTCATCTTGGGGTCGGCGGCGCTCGGAGCCTGTCTCGTGGCGGTGGTCTCGCTGGGCGCGCGGCTGCGGCGGGCCCGCGAGACCGATCGATTGGCCGAGACCGTCCACGCCCAGGCCGAACGTATCCGACGATTGGAAAGCGTCGACCGGGAGGGATCGCAGCCGGCAAGCCGTCTCCTTACGGAGCCGGCAGCCGACAAGGTGAAAGGAGAGCATGCATCATGA
- a CDS encoding acyl-CoA dehydrogenase family protein: MSTFLKGLERIEAARERLTGISFMAGLYDGRPDFDLLVTPPEPPEERAVGETFCRQVETFLRREVDPEQIEREAHIPESVIQGLFRLGAFAMKIPTEYGGLGFSYTNYGRVLTLIASWSNILALTVAVPQSIGIAMPILLFGNDDQKRKYLPLVAREALSAFALTEPATGSDAANVRTEAVLDDTGSHFLVNGEKLWCTNGPIARYATLIARVPAKRDPGDGNRWVPTVGGKEAEDLVHSAFILDMASPGVQVRQRCQFEGCRGIENAHLTLTNVRIPVDHLIGEVGKGLKYALTILNVGRGISIPAICLGMAKQAWQPTLDRANSRLTFQKPLADRQTQQIRIGDMAAHLFAMEALSLLVWRLADQHRYDIRIEAAIAKIFCSEQTIRFLRDAQILFGGMGYETAASQRLRGEAAFGIEQLVRDAEMYRIGEGATDILRPFVVREGLSRHLERAKAFYADGLSILERLREGLRLAQFYGPWYLAQWRGRPLPAGGAFTRPALRQVLREVERTSRRLARETFYAMARFQAAFRDEQRIQNRIEAVGEDLLAMAAAMLHADDIFRRDGTTQARDLAQSFCACARDRIEQRLREFRRHHDDLLVATGKQALAGAWSALSDGIVRRRLEDYRPKDRPG; the protein is encoded by the coding sequence CCCCGACTTCGATTTGCTCGTGACGCCCCCGGAGCCGCCGGAGGAACGGGCGGTAGGCGAGACCTTCTGCCGGCAAGTCGAAACTTTCCTGCGGCGGGAGGTCGATCCCGAGCAGATCGAACGTGAGGCGCACATCCCCGAATCCGTCATCCAGGGTCTCTTCAGACTCGGCGCCTTCGCGATGAAGATTCCCACGGAGTACGGCGGGCTGGGGTTTTCCTATACGAACTATGGCCGCGTGCTGACGCTGATCGCGAGTTGGAGCAACATCCTGGCGCTCACGGTGGCGGTGCCGCAATCGATCGGTATCGCCATGCCCATCCTGCTGTTCGGAAACGACGACCAGAAACGCAAGTACCTTCCGCTCGTGGCCAGGGAAGCCCTGTCCGCCTTTGCCCTGACGGAACCGGCCACCGGATCCGATGCGGCCAACGTGCGTACGGAGGCCGTGCTGGACGACACCGGCAGCCATTTCCTCGTGAACGGCGAAAAGCTCTGGTGTACGAACGGGCCGATTGCGCGTTATGCGACGCTCATCGCCCGCGTGCCTGCGAAGCGCGATCCGGGGGACGGCAACAGGTGGGTGCCCACAGTGGGAGGCAAGGAGGCGGAGGATCTGGTCCATTCGGCCTTCATCCTCGACATGGCCTCGCCCGGCGTGCAGGTCCGGCAACGGTGTCAATTCGAAGGGTGCCGCGGCATCGAGAATGCGCATCTCACGCTGACGAATGTGCGGATTCCGGTCGACCACCTCATCGGTGAGGTCGGCAAGGGCTTGAAGTACGCCCTGACGATCCTGAACGTCGGGCGTGGCATCAGCATCCCGGCCATCTGCCTCGGAATGGCGAAACAGGCCTGGCAACCGACGTTGGATCGAGCCAACAGCAGGCTCACGTTTCAGAAACCTTTGGCGGACCGACAGACTCAGCAGATCCGCATCGGCGACATGGCCGCCCATCTGTTTGCGATGGAAGCATTGTCCCTCTTGGTGTGGCGTCTGGCCGATCAGCATCGCTACGACATCAGGATCGAGGCGGCAATCGCTAAGATCTTCTGTTCGGAACAGACCATTCGCTTTTTGCGCGACGCGCAGATCCTGTTCGGGGGGATGGGGTACGAAACCGCCGCCTCACAACGGCTGCGCGGCGAAGCGGCCTTCGGGATCGAGCAACTCGTGCGCGACGCAGAGATGTATCGGATCGGCGAGGGCGCGACGGATATTCTGCGTCCCTTCGTCGTTCGCGAGGGATTGAGCCGACACCTGGAGCGGGCGAAAGCCTTCTATGCCGACGGCCTGTCGATCCTCGAACGACTCCGCGAGGGCCTGAGGCTGGCGCAGTTTTATGGCCCTTGGTATCTCGCGCAATGGCGCGGCAGGCCGCTTCCGGCCGGAGGCGCGTTCACCAGGCCGGCCCTGCGTCAGGTGTTGCGCGAGGTGGAACGAACCAGCCGTCGCCTGGCCCGCGAGACGTTCTACGCCATGGCACGGTTCCAGGCGGCGTTCCGTGACGAACAACGGATCCAGAACAGAATCGAAGCGGTGGGCGAAGATTTGCTCGCCATGGCCGCCGCCATGCTCCATGCCGACGACATCTTCAGGCGAGACGGAACCACGCAGGCCCGGGACCTGGCCCAAAGCTTCTGTGCCTGCGCGCGCGATCGCATCGAACAGCGGCTCAGGGAGTTTCGCCGCCACCATGACGACCTACTCGTCGCCACAGGGAAGCAGGCCTTGGCAGGCGCCTGGTCAGCGCTTTCCGACGGTATCGTCCGTCGCCGGCTGGAAGATTACCGCCCGAAAGACCGCCCCGGCTGA
- the lexA gene encoding repressor LexA: MMTANEFRRIREQLGLTQEQLAEALHTTRVSVARYESGMRRIGGAVGVALTQLERTRQAPTSSVVPMAGVVAAGVPIEPVAQAEWVDVPPTMAGRGDTFALRVKGESMIEDGILPGDVVVVRKQATARNGQTVVALVNREATIKTYFKCARHIELHPANSAMQPLIVTPDDEFAIEGVLVGVIRHCD; the protein is encoded by the coding sequence ATGATGACGGCAAATGAATTTCGACGTATCCGAGAGCAATTGGGATTGACCCAAGAGCAGCTGGCCGAGGCGCTCCACACGACGCGGGTGTCGGTGGCGCGGTATGAGTCCGGTATGCGTCGCATCGGCGGAGCCGTGGGAGTGGCCTTGACCCAGTTGGAACGTACCAGGCAGGCGCCCACGTCTTCCGTGGTGCCCATGGCCGGGGTCGTGGCGGCCGGTGTCCCCATCGAACCCGTAGCCCAAGCAGAATGGGTGGATGTGCCGCCGACCATGGCGGGGCGGGGTGACACCTTCGCGCTTCGCGTGAAGGGGGAGTCGATGATCGAGGACGGCATCCTGCCCGGTGATGTGGTCGTCGTGCGGAAACAGGCCACGGCGCGAAACGGCCAAACGGTCGTGGCCCTGGTCAATCGCGAAGCGACCATCAAGACCTACTTCAAGTGCGCCCGCCACATCGAACTCCACCCGGCCAATTCGGCCATGCAACCCTTGATCGTGACCCCGGACGATGAGTTCGCCATTGAAGGGGTGCTCGTCGGTGTGATTCGCCATTGTGACTAA